From one Eucalyptus grandis isolate ANBG69807.140 chromosome 9, ASM1654582v1, whole genome shotgun sequence genomic stretch:
- the LOC104420755 gene encoding LOW QUALITY PROTEIN: MDIS1-interacting receptor like kinase 2 (The sequence of the model RefSeq protein was modified relative to this genomic sequence to represent the inferred CDS: deleted 1 base in 1 codon), with protein MNFSLLSNLTSLGLPDNRLVGVIPLQICALPKLRHLNLSRNYLTGELPLCLQNLTMLEVVDIHSNHIDSPIPPEVGNLKMLIHLDLSSNKLHGTIPPTLGLLSNLRLLNLSQNDLDGFIPLEIGNCVNLYHIDLEDNFFVGPIPSSVAKLRNLTHLYLGGNSFTCPIPLSLVYLTNLIVLDLHGNKFDCAIPLKIGDLYSLTHLDLSFNNFTSSIPSSIGNLTSLTHLYLQENKLGGSIPTEIGNLNNLRFLDLSSNNLVGKIPIELENLIPIFPSYFSPVSLNLSYNHLSGPIPEKLMAAFTPAAFLGNKDLTQFDETPAHRRFSVVFHMTVFIPLATIVSSCIVGSCFLIRRTKKSVQPKTTEKNGNFLSIWNYDGGIVGIAYEDIINATEDFDIKYCIGTGGYGSVYRARLPNGKVVALKKLHRLEAEDPSFDKSFRNEVKHLTKVRHRSIIKLHGFCLHRRCMFLVYEYMENGSLFCVLRDDVEAVELDWSKRINLVQDMAHALSYMHHDCAQPIVHRDISSNNILLNSKMQAFVSDFGTARLLNHDSSSNFTTNIGGTYGYIAPGEQYFILHKLFFPFFTLTVELNDIFEISSSMHINDL; from the exons ATGAATTTCTCTTTACTTTCAAATCTCACCTCTCTTGGGCTGCCTGATAATCGCCTTGTTGGTGTCATTCCCCTTCAAATATGTGCACTTCCAAAGCTCAGACACCTCAACTTGTCCCGCAATTACCTAACTGGTGAGTTACCTCTTTGTCTCCAAAACCTCACCATGTTAGAAGTTGTTGACATTCATAGTAATCACATCGATAGTCCTATCCCTCCTGAAGTGGGAAATCTAAAAATGCTAATCCACCTAGATCTTAGTTCTAATAAGCTTCATGGCACGATCCCTCCGACTCTTGGTCTTTTGTCCAATTTACGCCTCCTCAATCTTAGCCAAAATGACTTAGATGGCTTCATCCCGCTTGAGATAGGAAACTGTGTGAACTTGTACCACATTGACCTAGAAGACAACTTCTTCGTCGGTCCCATTCCTTCATCTGTAGCAAAATTGAGGAACTTGACGCATCTCTATTTGGGAGGAAACTCCTTCACTTGCCCCATTCCTTTATCTTTAGTCTATTTAACCAACTTGATCGTTTTAGATTTACATGGGAATAAATTTGATTGTGCCATTCCATTGAAAATAGGAGATTTATATAGCCTCACTCATCTAGATTTGAGCTTTAACAACTTCACTAGTTCCATTCCATCCTCTATAGGGAATTTGACGAGCTTGACCCATCtctatttgcaagaaaacaaacttggtggatctattcctacggaaataggaaatttaaataatctcaGGTTTCTAGATTTGAGCTCAAACAACTTAGTCGGGAAAATCCCCATtgaacttgagaatttgattccCATATTTCCAAGTTATTTTTCCCCAGTTAGCCTTAACTTATCATACAATCATCTCAGTGGACCAATTCCAGAAAAACTTATGGCTGCTTTCACTCCTGCCGCTTTTCTCGGCAACAAAGATTTGACCCAGTTTGATGAAACCCCAGCCCACAGAAGGTTTAGCGTAGTTTTTCATATGACGGTGTTCATTCCACTGGCTACAATAGTTAGTTCTTGTATAGTCGGATCTTGCTTCCTAATTCGACGTACAAAAAAGAGTGTGCAACCAAAGACTAcagagaaaaatggaaatttcttgTCAATATGGAATTATGACGGGGGCATTGTG GGCATTGCATATGAAGACATAATCAATGCAACAGAGGACTTCGACATCAAATATTGTATCGGGACTGGCGGTTACGGGAGTGTCTATAGAGCGCGATTGCCCAATGGGAAAGTCGTGGCATTGAAGAAACTTCACCGTCTTGAAGCAGAGGACCCGTCCTTTGACAAGAGCTTTCGGAATGAAGTGAAACACTTAACAAAAGTAAGGCATAGAAGCATTATCAAGCTTCATGGTTTCTGCTTACATAGGCGATGCATGTTCTTGGTTTACGAATATATGGAAAATGGGAGTTTGTTCTGTGTTTTGAGAGATGACGTTGAAGCGGTGGAATTAGATTGGTCCAAAAGAATCAATCTTGTCCAGGACATGGCACACGCTTTGTCTTACATGCACCATGATTGTGCTCAGCCAATTGTTCATCGAGACATATCTAGCAACAACATCTTATTGAATAGCAAAATGCAGGCTTTTGTATCAGATTTTGGCACCGCAAGACTTCTAAATCATGATTCCTCATCTAACTTCACCACAAATATCGGTGGCACCTATGGATATATTGCACCGGGTGAGCAATACTTCATACTTCATaagcttttctttcctttttttacccTTACGGTTGAATTAAACGAcatctttgaaatttcatcatCCATGCACATCAATGACTTATAG